Part of the bacterium genome is shown below.
TGGCGCTGCCGGATCACTGGCATGCGTTAGCCGCTGTGGCCGCCTGCCGCAGCCGTAAAGACATCTATGGGGAAAAACCGCTGGCCTATTCCATCAGTGAAGGACGCGCCATTGTCGATGCGGTTGAAAAGCACGGCACGGTCTGGCAGACCGGAAGCCAGCAGCGGTCCGAGCAGAATTTTCGTTTCGCTTGCGAGTTGGTGCGCAATGGCTATCTCGGCAAAGTATCCACCGTGCGGGTGGGTCTGCCTTACGGCAGCAGCATTCGTCCCGGCAATTTCAAGCCGTCGCCGCCGCCGGCTGGTTTTGATTATGACATGTGGTTGGGGCCGGCGCCAGAGGCGCCGTACTGCGAAGGCCGCTGCCATTGGAACTTTCGCTGGATCAGCGATTATGCCGGCGGCCAGTTGACCGATTGGGCAGGCCATCATATCGACATCGCCCAATGGGGCATGAACACCGAGAGCTCGGCGCCCATCGAGATCGAAGGCGTCGGCGAGTGGTCGGACGGGCGTGAAGGGCTTTTTGATGTGATGAACGGCTATGAATTCACCGGCCGATACGCCGAGGGTTTTACCATGATCGTTGCCGACAGCCGCAGGCACAAAATGGGCGTCCGTTTCGAGGGAGAAGAAGGGTGGATTCATGTTGACCGCGGCTTGATCGAAGCGAATCCATCCTCTCTGCTGCGCGCCCGGATCAAACCTGCAGAGATCCATCTCTGCGTCAGCACCGATCATCATCAGAATTTTTTAGACTGCGTTCTCAGCCGTAAGAAGACCGTGGCGCCGGTTCAAGCCGCGCATCACTCGATCATGGTCGCTCATCTCGGACTGGCGGCCATCAAGCTGGGGCGAAAACTGAAATGGGACAACGTCCGGGAACGGTTTATTGATGATGCACAGGCCGATCGCCTGCTGTCGCGCTCCATGCGCAGTCCTTGGCAACTGTCGTGAATCGCGTCCAGTGGATCGCAGGAAAGGAGCGTTGTTTCCCCCTATGCTGGAAATGAACAGAAGACAGTTTATCAAGCGCACCGCCGCCTCTCTGGCTGCTCTTGGAGCGCCCGCCATTGTGCCGGCCTCGGTGTTGTCCGCAGCCGGCCGCACGGCGCCCAGCGATAAAATCGTCATGGGCTGCATCGGCGTAGGCTGGCAGGGTACGGACAACATGCTGAATTTTTTATCCGAGCCGGACGTGCGAATCGTCGCG
Proteins encoded:
- a CDS encoding Gfo/Idh/MocA family oxidoreductase, with product MQQTIGRRTFFKQLAGAATALAAPYIVPDTALGRSGHIAASERIGMGFIGMGGMGTGDLRAFLQKERAQVIAVCDVDDANLYQARDLVNAHYGTNDCLVFKDFRAVLLRQDIDAVCLALPDHWHALAAVAACRSRKDIYGEKPLAYSISEGRAIVDAVEKHGTVWQTGSQQRSEQNFRFACELVRNGYLGKVSTVRVGLPYGSSIRPGNFKPSPPPAGFDYDMWLGPAPEAPYCEGRCHWNFRWISDYAGGQLTDWAGHHIDIAQWGMNTESSAPIEIEGVGEWSDGREGLFDVMNGYEFTGRYAEGFTMIVADSRRHKMGVRFEGEEGWIHVDRGLIEANPSSLLRARIKPAEIHLCVSTDHHQNFLDCVLSRKKTVAPVQAAHHSIMVAHLGLAAIKLGRKLKWDNVRERFIDDAQADRLLSRSMRSPWQLS